The genomic DNA TAAATTCATCCTGTGAACGGTGACGTTCCGCAATTGTCTGTGTAACCTGCCGCAAAATGTTGGCATTATAACCACCAGCCAGACCACGATCAGATGTAATGATGAGATATGCCGTCTTTTTGACCGGACGCGATTCCAGCATCGGGTGCTTAACGTTGTTTGACCCCGCAGCAATACTGGTCACAACTTCCCTAAGCTTTTCCGAATAAGGACGAGCCGCCTCAGCCTTCTCCTGAGCTTTTCTAAGCTTGGATGCAGCTACCATCTCCATTGCTTTCGTAATCTGCTTCGTACTCTGCACACTTTTGATCTGACGTTTAATCTCGCGCATACCTTTTGCCATGATTTCACCACCTTCAAGCTTTGGCAAAGCCAAAGCTACTTCGTAAGCAAACCCTTAGCTTTAACAAAGTCAAAGCTAACTTCGTAAACTGGTTCTGGATATCTGGCCGTCCATGATGAAGAACAGTCCAGCCGAACTAATCATACAGGGCCAGTTATTGAGGATAAAACATGCCAAGGAAGCCACAGCCCGGAGGGCACGCTTCCTTAGGACACTTCTCGTCATAAACTGGCAAATTCCAATGTATTAAACCGACGTGGCAAATGATTTTTTGAATTTCTCGATAGCTGCTCTGAGAGCCGCATCGTTATCAGGTACCAAGTCTTTTGTATCACGAATAGATTGAAGAATATCTTGATGATCAGACTCCATATAAGAAAGGAAGTCTTTTTCAAAACGTTTCACGTCTGCTACAGGAATATCATCCAGGAAGCCTTTTACCGCAGTGTACAAGCTCACAACCTGTTGCTCTACAGCCAACGGCTGGTTAACACCCTGTTTCAAAATTTCCATCATACGCGCGCCGCGATCCAGACGAGCTTTGGTGGACTTGTCCAAATCGGAACCGAATTGGGAGAACGCTTGAAGCTCACGATATTGGGCAAGATCCAGACGCAGGGAACCTGCAACCTTTTTCATCGCTTTGATCTGAGCCGAACCACCTACACGGGATACAGAAATACCTACGTTAATCGCTGGACGTTGTCCTGCATAGAACAAGTCAGCTTCGAGGAAGATTTGTCCGTCTGTGATGGAAATAACGTTCGTTGGAATATAGGCAGATACGTCGGATGCCTGTGTTTCGATGAATGGCAACGCAGTTAGCGATCCGCCGCCTAACTCGTCATTCAGCTTCGCTGCACGTTCCAGCAAGCGGGAATGCAGATAGAAAACGTCACCTGGGTAAGCCTCACGGCCCGGTGGACGACGCAGCAACAGGGAAAGTTCCCGGTAAGCGGACGCTTGTTTGGTCAAGTCATCGTATACAACCAATACGTGCTCGCCTTTGTACATAAAGTATTCACCCATAGCGCAGCCAGAGTAAGGTGCGATATAGAGCAATGGTGATGGCTCGGAAGCTGCCGCTGTAACGACAATCGTATATTCCAAAGCACCATGACGACGCAAGGTTTCAACGACTTGGGCTACCGTAGATTGCTTTTGGCCGATGGCAACATAAATACATTTCATGCCGCTGCCTTTTTGATTCAAAATCGCGTCAATCGCAATAGAGGTTTTACCTGTTTGACGGTCACCGATGATCAGCTCGCGTTGACCGCGACCAATCGGAACCATCGCATCAATAGCTTTAATCCCCGTCTGCATTGGCTCATGTACCGATTTACGGGCCATAACGCCTGGAGCCTGGCTTTCTACCGGACGGAATTCCGTTGTAGCAATCGGGCCTTTACCGTCAACTGGTTGTCCCAGCGGATTAACAACACGTCCGATCAATGCTTCCCCTACAGGAACCTGCATGATCTGACCTGTACGTTTCACTTGACCGCCTTCACGGATATCGGAGAATTGACCGAGAATAACAACACCAACATTGCTTTCTTCCACGTTGAGCGCCAAGCCCAAAACGCCGTTTTCGAATTCAACCAATTCACCGGACATGACTTTTTCCAGTCCGTAGACGCGGGCAATACCGTCGCCGACTTCAACAACAGTGCCGACTTCAACGACCTCAATATCATTTTTATATTGTTCAATCTGACTTTTAATCAATGAACTGATTTCTTCAGGTTTGATACTCAAGTGTGTTCACCCCTATCTTCTATACTCGTCTGTTAAAGGATTTCTCAAGACGATCCAGCTTGCCGGCCAGACTACCGTCGTACAGCGTATCGCCGATAACCACTTTCAATCCGCCCAGCAGACTCGGGTCCACTATGTTTTCCACACGGATTGTTTTATGTTCACGGGCTCCGAATTGCTCGGCTACCGCTGTTTTTTCCTGCTCACTGAGCGCATAAGTGGAATACACCTTTGCATGGGCAAGTCCCAGCTTGTACTCCTGAATATCGAGGTATCCGGCGAGAAGAGATTCGAACAAATCTGCTCTGCTGCGGTGGATCAACAGCTTAATCGTGTTGATCAGCGGGGCAGACAGCTTGCCCTCAAAACTGTTAGCCAGAACCTGAAGCTTGACCGCTTCCGTAATGTTAGGAGAGTTGATGAACTTACGGATTTCAGCATCTCCAGAGACAGCTTCTACAAAAGCACGCAGCTCTTGCTCGGTCTCCATAATGGTTTGCTCTTGCTCCGCCACTTCAAACAAAGCTTTCGCATACCGTTTGGCAACTACCGTATCCCGGCTCATGCTTTGCCTCCTACCTCTTTAAGGTACTGGTCGACAAGCTCTCCCTGGACTTGGTCTTCTTTGATTTCTTTTTGAATCAGCTTGGAAGCGATTTGTACCGAAGCCCGGCCCACTTCGCTGCGCAGCTCGGCAACTGCTTTATTGCGCTCGCTCGTGATCTCACGAACAGCTTCGTCTTTCAGGCGGACAGCTTCGTCCTTGGCCTGAACGATAATTTGCTCCGCTTGCTTGCTACCTGTTTGTTTCGACTGCTCAATAATATCGTAGGCTTCTTTGCGTGCCTGTTGGAGAGCCTGCTTTTGCTCCTCAACATAGGCAGCAGCCTGTTCACGCGTCTGTGCCGCTTCATTCATTTGCTGTAATACAAGCTGACGCCGCTTCTCCATAACGGAAAAGAGAGGGCCGAATGCATAACGCGTCAGTAACCAGTACAAGATCAAAAATGCAATTACAGTAAAAACGATACTTGTCCAATTTAAACTCAATTGAAGTCACTCCTTTCCGGTGAACGTCAGTCCTAGTTATCTCTTAAGCCAAGCAACAAAGAAGGCGCGGATGGCTGTGCCTTCCCCGCCAAACCTTGCTTCCATTCAATTAAGCTGCTGCGTAGAAAATGAATGCCAGGACGACACCGATGATTGGCAGTGCTTCTACCAGACCTACACCGATAAACATAACAGTTTGCAATGAAGCTTTTGCTTCTGGCTGACGAGCAATACCTTCAACTGTTTTACTTACGATCAGACCGTTACCAATACCTGCGCCGAGCGCACCCAAACCTACTGCGATAGCTGCTGCTATTAATGCCCAAGCTCCCATTTTAAAAATCCTCCTTAGAGATGTGTATTTGTGTTGTACATGTATTTGCAGTTAAGAGCGAAGCGCACTCCTGAACTTAACTAAAAACCGGAAACTGAAATTACCTAATGCTCTTCTTCATGCGTATCAATTGCCTGTGAAATATACACGAACGTCAAAATGGTAAAGACGAACGCCTGAATACTGCCAACAAAGATACTGAATCCTTGCCATACAATCAGCCCCAATACGGAAGCAATCCACCCTCCAACGCCAATTGCTGTCAATTTCAGCAGCACACTAATCAAAACCTCGCCGGCAAAGATATTACCGAATAGACGCATACCATGTGTCAAAAGTTTCGAGAATTGCTCAATCAGGTTAATTGGCAAAAAGAAAGGGAATGGCTGAAGGTAATGCTTGAAATAAGCTTTGGTGTTACGGAACATTCCCAGAAAATGAACCAGCACAAAGATCATCAATGCCAGACCAATGGACACCCCTGCATCTGCGGTAGGTGATTTCCACCAGCTGACACCCACGTGGGCAGGTTCGCCCGGATGAGCCGCCTGTGCTTGTTCTAACGCTTCCTTGACTGGAATGATTTGGTGTCCAAATACTTGGGCACTTTGCGTATTATCGAAATCGGTCACAATACCGAATGGTAAGCCCAGCATATTTCCGACAAAAATGAACATGATCAGCGTCATCCCCAAGGAGAGGAACGGCTTCCCTTTTTTCAAATCCATCGTGCTGGTAATCAGTCCTTGAACGAATTCAACGACCCATTCCATAAAGTTTTGCAGCTTGCTTGGATTGTCCACAGACAAATTGCGCGTTGCAGCAAAAGCCAGTCCAAACACAATCGCACAAGTTACAAAAAGCATAATAATGACGGACAAGTCAATGTTAAACCCGCCCAATTCGATAATCGGTGATTCATGCAACATGTTTTCTCACCCCTTTCTCAGTTGAGCCATCATTTTTCCTGAAGCGCGAATATGATGCCTATAATTAAAAGAAGAAACTGGCCAGTTACCAGGCTTGCCATTACAGCGATCTCATGGAAATAGGCCGGGAATTCTATCGCCAGCACTACCGCCAAAATAGAGGTCGCTACACGAACTCCAAAGCCGATGCCCACCCTTTTCTTCTTGCCTTCACCGGCGGCCGCACTCGCAACCTGTCGAATTTTGTAGGCCATATACAGCACATTAAGACAGCTTACTCCCGTTCCCAGAATGATTCCGTGAGCAATGTCACGATGTTGGGGCATGAAGGCGGAGACCAGGAAACACAGAGCCATAATACAAAGCGCTACGATCCATAACATTTTTTGCATTCGGGTCATCTCACTCATGGTTATCCCTCAATACCTTTCCGATCACAAGGGCAATACTCAATGCGCCTACAACCAAGCCTGCGAGAACGCTTACGCCAATCCAAATTCCGGAACCACCAAGTTTGGCGTCTAGCCACTTTCCGGCATAAAAACCCCCCAGTGTGCACACAGCCAAATCAATGCCGATAGCGCTCACCAGTCCAATTGCCTTGAAGGCATTTCCGGTGTTATTTCGGTTGTTGTTTTGCTTGGAAGGTTTGACCACTTTTCCATGTCACCCCTGCAATTCCAGTCCATTTTACTTAAATATAAGATGCTTTGTCAATTGAGATATTTTAGTGCCCTAAAGTATAAAATCAGCCGACAAAGCATCTTAAAATGCCGTACCCCTTGGTAACCGTACAGTTTAACTGTATGCTTACCCTGTAAGGATGATTATGTGGTGCGGACACCTTTTGTGAACATTGTGTGAAATTCTTCAGGACGTTCGGATCGAACACCGTAATGGTGCAAAATAGCATTGACAATTCTTACCGAAGCTCGTCCATCGCCATAAGGGTTTGCTGCCTGACTCATAGACTCATATAATGCAGAATCCGTCAAAAGAGCCTTGGTCCGATTGTAGACGTTCTCCTCACTCGTACCCACCAGTTCCAGTGTGCCAGCTTCAATTCCTTCCGGTCTTTCAGTCGTATCACGCAGTACCAGTACAGGCACGCCGAATGAAGGTGCTTCCTCCTGAAGACCACCCGAATCAGTAAGTATGAGATGAGTGTGCGGATAAAAGTTGTGTAAATCCACCACATCCAGGGGATCAATCAGCTTAATACGCGGATGGTTGCCTAAAATCTCAAATGCAGGCTCCTTCACAGCCGGACTCGGATGAACCGGATACACGATAGCAATATCCTCAAACTCGTCTGCGATTCGTTTGACCGCACTAAAAATTTGGCGATGTGGTTCACCCTGGGACTCCCTACGGTGTGCCGTCATCAGAATCAGACGCTTGCCTTTAGCCCATTCCAACACCGGATGCTCGTAATCCTGACGAACCGTATACTGAAATACGTCAGTCACGGTATTGCCTGTTACATATATTCGAGATTCAGGCTTATTTTCCTTCCGCAAATTCCCAGCAGATAAAGAAGTAGGAGAAAAATGAAGATCCGACAGCACTCCTGTCAGTTGACGGTTCATTTCCTCAGGGTACGGAGAAAGCTTGTTCCACGTCCGCAAGCCCGCTTCCACATGCCCTACTTCGATCTGTTGCATAAAGGCCGCATAGCTGGCCAGGAAAGTCGTCAGCGTATCCCCGTGAACGAGCACGATATCAGGCTTTGCCTCACGTAACACAGGTTCCAATCCTTGAAGCACACGGATCGAAATTTCATTAAGCGTCTGACGATCCTTCATCACATCCAGATCATAGTCTGGGTGAATATTAAATACTTCCAGAACCTGATCGAGCATTTGGCGATGTTGAGCCGTTACACATACTACAGACTCGATATGCTCGGGGTGACGTTGAAGCTCCAATATAAGAGGAGCCATCTTAATCGCTTCCGGACGCACGCCAAAAATAGTCATCACTTTGATTTTGGACATTTCTGTTGAACCCCTTTTCAAAATAAACGCCCGACTCCAAGATCGTTCTTTTATGAAAAACGACTTGTCCGTAACGCCCATATATTGTGCCGAATGACCAGAGGCCGTTTACTTGGTTCCGTACAAACGGTCTCCCGCGTCACCAAGACCAGGAATAATGTAGCCGTGATCATCCAGACGCTCGTCCAGTGCAGCAACATAAATATCTACATCGGGGTGGGCATCCTGAACAGCCTTGACCCCCTCGGGAGCGGCAATCAAATTCATCATTTTAATTTGGGTGCAGCCTCTCTTTTTCAGCACATCAATAGCCGCGATCGCCGAGCCGCCTGTTGCCAGCATCGGATCAATCACGATCAATTCACGCTCTGTCACGTCTGTAGGCAGCTTCGTGTAGTATTCCACAGGCTGCAATGTCTCGGGATCACGGAACAGTCCCACATGCCCTACCTTTGCTGCTGGCAGCAGTTTGACAACGCCATCCAGCATCCCCAAGCCTGCACGCAAGATTGGAATGAGACCCAGCATGCGACCGGAAATAACCTTGCCTTCTGTCTCAGCAACCGGTGTCTGCACCGTAATGCTCTCCAGCGGGATATCCCGCGTAATTTCATAAGCCATCAATGTTGCTACTTCATCCACCAGTTCGCGGAAATCCTTGGTGTTGGTCCGCACATCGCGGATAAATGTAAGTTTGTGTTGGATCAAAGGGTGATCACAAACCACCAGTTTTGCCATGATAAATTCCCTCCGGTATTATCGTCACGTTCTCTCGCACCAGAATATCGAACATCCTGTATGGAAAGGATCTATGTAACCTATTTGTACAAACCAAATAAGCACAGATGCAATGCGTGCCTGTAAATCCTGTTTATTATAACATTCCCTTGATTGATTTAACACCTGCCACCGCAACCTTTTGTCAAGAGGAAGATATGATAAGTAAAATGCATACTTCGCCCACTTCAAGAGTGACTTTTGTCATACAAAAAGTGCATAAAAAAGGATCTAATGGCACTTGACCGTCAAAACCTTTTAAATTTCGGACTCCCTGCCTAAACCAACAGCCTTTGTGTCTTAATACAGCATCAGACTTTAGGATTTCAGCAGCCCATGTGCCAAATTATGGTTTGATGTTTTTCCCATTACATTTCGACCTCCCTTTTCTTTGTCAGACACAACTGAATGCTGGTAATGAATGCAACGATGATAAAGAAAATAATGGATTTAGCAGTACCCAATCTATGACCGTTTATTTGTAAACGCTTCATTATATATGTCCAACGCAACGGTCTCCTTCTACTTAATGATTCACCCTTTGTCAGCGCCAAATTCAACTCAAATGCATTAAAGGACCAGGCTATCGCCAGAAACAGACAGAATCGCTAGAAATCAAAAAAAAGACTGTTTCCCCTCCGGATTACGGAAGAAAGACAGCCTTATTAAACAAACAGATTGATTAGTATTGAACACCTGGATAAATCGGGAATTTGTCTGTCAGTTCGCCAACAGCTTGGCTGGCTTTGGACAATACCGTATCATCCTTTGGATTTTTGAGAGTTTCGGCAATGATTTTACCGATTTTGACCATAGCCTCTTCATCCATACCACGGGATGTAGCAGCAGGTGTACCAATGCGGATTCCGCTAGTAACAAACGGACTGGTCGGGTCGAAAGGAATCGCGTTTTTGTTCACCGTGATGCCCACAGAATCCAACACATGCTCCGCTTCTTTTCCAGTAATGTTCAAGCTACGAGTGTCCAGCAGCATCAGATGATTATCCGTACCGCCGGATACAATGTTAATGCCTTCAGCCAGCAATGTCTCAGCCAGTACCTGAGCGTTGCGAACTACGTTTTGCGCATAGGTTTTGAAGGAAGGCTGGAGCGCTTCACCCAAGGCAACGGCTTTGGATGCAATCACATGCATCAACGGCCCCCCTTGAGTACCTGGGAATATAGCTTTGTCAATCGCTTGCGCCCACGCTTTGCGAGTCAAAATCAGACCTCCACGCGGACCACGCAGCGTTTTGTGTGTCGTTGTTGTTACAAATTGAGCATGCGGAACCGGGCTTGGATGAATACCCGCTGCCACCAGACCCGCGATATGTGCCATATCGACCATGAAGAGAGCGCCCACATCATTGGCAATGGAAGCGAAGGCTTCAAAATCAATGGTACGCGGATACGCGCTCGCTCCAGCTACAATCAGACGAGGGCGATGCTTGAAGGCTGCCTTGCGCACTTCATCATAGTCGATGCGGAAGTTGTCTTCACGTACGCCGTAAGCGGCAAAGTTATACAGCAAGCCGGAGGCGTTAACCGGACTTCCGTGTGTCAGATGGCCACCGTGTGCCAGGTTCATACCCAGTACGGTATCTCCAGGTTTAAGAGCTGCCAGATATACTGCCATGTTCGCTTGCGCTCCCGAGTGAGCCTGTACGTTAGCATGCTCTGCACCGAACAGTTCTTTGGCACGGTCGCGTGCAATGTCCTCGACGATATCCACATGCTCACAGCCACCGTAGTAGCGTTTGCTTGGATAACCTTCAGCATATTTATTCGTCAGTACAGAGCCCATCGCTTCCATTACCGCTTCACTGACGATATTTTCGGATGCGATTAGCTCGATATTATGGCGTTGTCGTTTCAGTTCAAGTCCCATTGCTTCCAGCACTGCCGGGTCACTTTTACGCAGATGTTCCATCA from Paenibacillus sp. FSL R10-2782 includes the following:
- the atpA gene encoding F0F1 ATP synthase subunit alpha, translated to MSIKPEEISSLIKSQIEQYKNDIEVVEVGTVVEVGDGIARVYGLEKVMSGELVEFENGVLGLALNVEESNVGVVILGQFSDIREGGQVKRTGQIMQVPVGEALIGRVVNPLGQPVDGKGPIATTEFRPVESQAPGVMARKSVHEPMQTGIKAIDAMVPIGRGQRELIIGDRQTGKTSIAIDAILNQKGSGMKCIYVAIGQKQSTVAQVVETLRRHGALEYTIVVTAAASEPSPLLYIAPYSGCAMGEYFMYKGEHVLVVYDDLTKQASAYRELSLLLRRPPGREAYPGDVFYLHSRLLERAAKLNDELGGGSLTALPFIETQASDVSAYIPTNVISITDGQIFLEADLFYAGQRPAINVGISVSRVGGSAQIKAMKKVAGSLRLDLAQYRELQAFSQFGSDLDKSTKARLDRGARMMEILKQGVNQPLAVEQQVVSLYTAVKGFLDDIPVADVKRFEKDFLSYMESDHQDILQSIRDTKDLVPDNDAALRAAIEKFKKSFATSV
- a CDS encoding F0F1 ATP synthase subunit delta, producing MSRDTVVAKRYAKALFEVAEQEQTIMETEQELRAFVEAVSGDAEIRKFINSPNITEAVKLQVLANSFEGKLSAPLINTIKLLIHRSRADLFESLLAGYLDIQEYKLGLAHAKVYSTYALSEQEKTAVAEQFGAREHKTIRVENIVDPSLLGGLKVVIGDTLYDGSLAGKLDRLEKSFNRRV
- the atpF gene encoding F0F1 ATP synthase subunit B; the encoded protein is MSLNWTSIVFTVIAFLILYWLLTRYAFGPLFSVMEKRRQLVLQQMNEAAQTREQAAAYVEEQKQALQQARKEAYDIIEQSKQTGSKQAEQIIVQAKDEAVRLKDEAVREITSERNKAVAELRSEVGRASVQIASKLIQKEIKEDQVQGELVDQYLKEVGGKA
- the atpE gene encoding F0F1 ATP synthase subunit C, giving the protein MGAWALIAAAIAVGLGALGAGIGNGLIVSKTVEGIARQPEAKASLQTVMFIGVGLVEALPIIGVVLAFIFYAAA
- the atpB gene encoding F0F1 ATP synthase subunit A, whose amino-acid sequence is MLHESPIIELGGFNIDLSVIIMLFVTCAIVFGLAFAATRNLSVDNPSKLQNFMEWVVEFVQGLITSTMDLKKGKPFLSLGMTLIMFIFVGNMLGLPFGIVTDFDNTQSAQVFGHQIIPVKEALEQAQAAHPGEPAHVGVSWWKSPTADAGVSIGLALMIFVLVHFLGMFRNTKAYFKHYLQPFPFFLPINLIEQFSKLLTHGMRLFGNIFAGEVLISVLLKLTAIGVGGWIASVLGLIVWQGFSIFVGSIQAFVFTILTFVYISQAIDTHEEEH
- a CDS encoding ATP synthase subunit I, giving the protein MSEMTRMQKMLWIVALCIMALCFLVSAFMPQHRDIAHGIILGTGVSCLNVLYMAYKIRQVASAAAGEGKKKRVGIGFGVRVATSILAVVLAIEFPAYFHEIAVMASLVTGQFLLLIIGIIFALQEK
- a CDS encoding AtpZ/AtpI family protein, whose protein sequence is MVKPSKQNNNRNNTGNAFKAIGLVSAIGIDLAVCTLGGFYAGKWLDAKLGGSGIWIGVSVLAGLVVGALSIALVIGKVLRDNHE
- the wecB gene encoding UDP-N-acetylglucosamine 2-epimerase (non-hydrolyzing), whose translation is MSKIKVMTIFGVRPEAIKMAPLILELQRHPEHIESVVCVTAQHRQMLDQVLEVFNIHPDYDLDVMKDRQTLNEISIRVLQGLEPVLREAKPDIVLVHGDTLTTFLASYAAFMQQIEVGHVEAGLRTWNKLSPYPEEMNRQLTGVLSDLHFSPTSLSAGNLRKENKPESRIYVTGNTVTDVFQYTVRQDYEHPVLEWAKGKRLILMTAHRRESQGEPHRQIFSAVKRIADEFEDIAIVYPVHPSPAVKEPAFEILGNHPRIKLIDPLDVVDLHNFYPHTHLILTDSGGLQEEAPSFGVPVLVLRDTTERPEGIEAGTLELVGTSEENVYNRTKALLTDSALYESMSQAANPYGDGRASVRIVNAILHHYGVRSERPEEFHTMFTKGVRTT
- the upp gene encoding uracil phosphoribosyltransferase, with the protein product MAKLVVCDHPLIQHKLTFIRDVRTNTKDFRELVDEVATLMAYEITRDIPLESITVQTPVAETEGKVISGRMLGLIPILRAGLGMLDGVVKLLPAAKVGHVGLFRDPETLQPVEYYTKLPTDVTERELIVIDPMLATGGSAIAAIDVLKKRGCTQIKMMNLIAAPEGVKAVQDAHPDVDIYVAALDERLDDHGYIIPGLGDAGDRLYGTK
- the glyA gene encoding serine hydroxymethyltransferase, which codes for MMEHLRKSDPAVLEAMGLELKRQRHNIELIASENIVSEAVMEAMGSVLTNKYAEGYPSKRYYGGCEHVDIVEDIARDRAKELFGAEHANVQAHSGAQANMAVYLAALKPGDTVLGMNLAHGGHLTHGSPVNASGLLYNFAAYGVREDNFRIDYDEVRKAAFKHRPRLIVAGASAYPRTIDFEAFASIANDVGALFMVDMAHIAGLVAAGIHPSPVPHAQFVTTTTHKTLRGPRGGLILTRKAWAQAIDKAIFPGTQGGPLMHVIASKAVALGEALQPSFKTYAQNVVRNAQVLAETLLAEGINIVSGGTDNHLMLLDTRSLNITGKEAEHVLDSVGITVNKNAIPFDPTSPFVTSGIRIGTPAATSRGMDEEAMVKIGKIIAETLKNPKDDTVLSKASQAVGELTDKFPIYPGVQY